In Capsicum annuum cultivar UCD-10X-F1 chromosome 11, UCD10Xv1.1, whole genome shotgun sequence, one genomic interval encodes:
- the LOC107847527 gene encoding ruBisCO large subunit-binding protein subunit alpha yields MASANAISTASIIPSPSKQGLRSRNVSRLQGQKFGNKGSKNRLIVKACAKEIAFDQKSRSALQAGIDKLADAVGLTLGPRGRNVVLDEYGTPKVVNDGVTIARAIELPDAMENAGASLIREVASKTNDSAGDGTTTASVLAREIIKLGLLSVTSGANPVSLKKGIDKTVLGLIEELEKKARPVKGRDDIKAIASISAGNDDTIGAMIADAIDKVGPDGVLSIESSSSLETSIHVEEGMEIDRGYISPQFVTNPEKLLVEFENARVLVTDQKISAIKDIIPVLEKTTQLRAPLLIIAEDITGEALATLVVNKLRGILNVAAIKAPGFGERRKALLQDIAIVTGSEYQALDLGLLVENTAVEALGTARKVTITKDSTTLIADAASKDEIQARIAQLKKELFETDSVYDTEKLAERIAKLSGGVAVIKVGAATEAELEDRKLRIEDARNATFAAIEEGIVPGGGAAFVHLSTCIPAIKDKLEDADEKLGADIVQKALVSPASLIAQNAGVEGEVVVEKVKEAEWEIGYNAMTDKYENLVEAGVIDPAKVTRCALQNSASVSGMVLTTQAIVVEKPKPKAPAPAAPQGLTV; encoded by the exons ATGGCTTCTGCTAATGCTATTTCCACTGCTTCTATTATCCCTTCTCCTTCTAAACAG GGTTTGAGGAGCAGGAATGTCAGCCGATTGCAGGGACAGAAATTTGGCAACAAGGGTTCAAAGAACCGGTTAATAGTCAAGGCCTGTGCTAAGGAAATTGCCTTTGACCAGAAATCTAGGAGTGCCCTGCAGGCTGGTATCGACAAGCTTGCTGATGCTGTCGGCTTGACACTTGGTCCTAGGG GAAGGAACGTGGTGTTGGACGAGTATGGCACCCCTAAGGTGGTTAATGACGGAGTTACAATTGCTCGAGCTATAGAGCTACCTGATGCTATGGAGAATGCTGGGGCTTCCCTTATCAGGGAG GTTGCAAGCAAAACCAATGATTCAGCTGGTGATGGAACCACAACCGCATCTGTTCTTGCTCGAGAAATCATTAAACTTGGTCTGTTGAGTGTTACATCTGGTGCAAATCCAGTGTCTTTGAAGAAGGGCATTGACAAAACTGTATTGGGTTTGATTGAAGAGTTAGAAAAGAAGGCTAGACCTGTTAAAGGTCGTGATGACATCAAAG CTATTGCTTCAATCTCTGCTGGAAATGATGATACCATTGGCGCCATGATCGCCGATGCAATTGATAAAGTTGGTCCAGATGGTGTTTTGTCCATTGAGTCATCCTCTTCCTTAGAGACATCAATTCATGTTGAAGAGGGAATGGAG ATTGATAGAGGATATATTTCTCCACAATTTGTCACCAACCCTGAGAAATTACTCGTCGAGTTTGAAAATGCTAGGGTCTTGGTGACTGATCAAAAGATCTCAGCTATCAAGGATATTATCCCCGTATTAGAAAAAACAACTCAATTACGCGCTCCTCTCCTCATTATTGCCGAGGATATCACCGGGGAAGCTCTGGCCACTCTTGTTGTAAACAAGTTGCGAGGTATACTGAATGTTGCTGCCATCAAAGCTCCTGGATTTGGCGAAAGGAGAAAGGCTCTTCTGCAAGATATTGCCATTGTGACAG GATCTGAGTACCAGGCATTGGATTTGGGCTTGCTCGTTGAGAATACCGCAGTCGAAGCACTTGGAACTGCAAGAAAGGTGACGATTACCAAGGACTCAACAACCCTCATTGCTGATGCAGCATCAAAGGATGAGATACAAGCTAGGATTGCTCAGCTTAAAAAGGAGCTGTTTGAGACAGACTCCGTGTACGACACTGAGAAACTTGCTGAGAGAATTGCCAAGCTGTCTGGTGGTGTTGCTGTCATAAAGGTAGGAGCTGCAACAGAGGCTGAACTCGAGGACCGGAAGCTTCGTATTGAGGACGCAAGGAATGCAACTTTTGCTGCAATTGAAGAGGGAATAGTACCTGGTGGTGGTGCTGCTTTTGTTCATTTATCAACTTGTATCCCTGCCATTAAGGACAAGCTTGAAGATGCTGATGAAAAGTTGGGTGCCGACATCGTTCAAAAG GCATTAGTATCCCCAGCATCTTTGATAGCCCAAAATGCTGGAGTTGAAGGAGAAGTCGTTGTGGAGAAGGTGAAGGAGGCCGAATGGGAGATAGGTTATAACGCGATGACAGACAAATATGAGAATCTCGTGGAAGCTGGAGTCATCGATCCAGCCAAGGTGACAAGATGCGCCTTGCAGAATTCAGCATCAGTTTCCGGAATGGTGCTGACCACACAAGCCATAGTGGTTGAGAAGCCAAAGCCCAAGGCACCTGCACCCGCTGCTCCACAAGGACTTACAGTGTGA